The Meriones unguiculatus strain TT.TT164.6M chromosome 6, Bangor_MerUng_6.1, whole genome shotgun sequence genome has a window encoding:
- the LOC110562708 gene encoding cytochrome c oxidase subunit 7A2, mitochondrial isoform X2: protein MLRNLLALRQIARRTISTTSRRHFENKVPEKQKLFQEDNGIPVHLKGGPSDALLYRFTMFLTVGGTAYAIYELAMAAFPKKQN, encoded by the exons ATGTTGCGGAATTTGCTT GCTCTTCGTCAGATCGCCCGGAGGACCATCAGCACCACTTCACGAAGGCATTTTGAAAACAAAGTTCCAGAGAAACAAAAGCTGTTTCAG gaGGATAATGGGATCCCAGTGCATCTGAAGGGCGGGCCTTCTGATGCCCTCCTCTACAGATTCACAATGTTTCTGACAGTCGGTG gaacaGCTTATGCCATCTATGAGTTAGCTATGGCTGCATTTCCCAAGAAGCAGAACTGA